One segment of Tamlana crocina DNA contains the following:
- a CDS encoding peroxiredoxin: MATIRLGDEAPNFTAQSTEGEINFHEWLGDGWGILFSHPADYTPVCTTELGTVAKYKEEFEKRNVKVVALSVDGLESHKGWVNDINETQNTTVNFPIIADEDRKVSELYDMIHPNASEKFTVRSVFVIGDDKKVKLIITYPASTGRNFEELLRVIDSLQLTAYHKVATPANWKHGEDVVISPAVTNEQIPDLFPKGHKEVKPYLRMTPQPNLN; the protein is encoded by the coding sequence ATGGCAACAATTAGATTAGGAGACGAAGCCCCAAATTTTACAGCGCAATCTACCGAAGGTGAAATCAATTTTCATGAGTGGCTTGGCGATGGTTGGGGGATTTTATTTTCGCATCCGGCAGATTACACGCCCGTTTGTACTACCGAATTGGGTACTGTGGCAAAATATAAAGAAGAGTTCGAAAAGCGTAACGTAAAAGTGGTAGCACTTAGCGTTGACGGATTGGAATCTCACAAAGGCTGGGTAAACGATATTAACGAAACCCAAAACACTACGGTAAATTTTCCGATTATTGCAGATGAAGACAGAAAAGTATCTGAACTTTATGATATGATTCACCCCAATGCCAGTGAAAAATTTACGGTACGCTCGGTATTTGTAATTGGTGATGACAAAAAAGTAAAGCTTATCATTACTTATCCGGCATCAACAGGACGGAATTTTGAAGAACTACTTCGTGTTATTGATTCGTTGCAATTAACGGCTTACCATAAAGTGGCCACGCCAGCTAACTGGAAACACGGTGAGGATGTGGTGATTTCGCCAGCGGTAACCAATGAGCAAATTCCAGATTTATTTCCTAAAGGGCACAAAGAAGTAAAGCCTTATTTAAGAATGACCCCGCAGCCGAATTTAAATTAG